Proteins encoded together in one Candidatus Xianfuyuplasma coldseepsis window:
- the rsmG gene encoding 16S rRNA (guanine(527)-N(7))-methyltransferase RsmG → MIEQFQHMLEECGIQLSPKQEQQFAHYYNLLMEWNSKLNLTSITEKEEVYLKHFYDSICLTKAISLSNQTILDVGSGAGFPSIPLKIIFPDLQITIIDALQKRVRFLHELTDTLGISVELIHGRAEEFSRRETYDIVTARAVSNLRMLCELCIPFVKHHGVFLAMKGPGYQEEVIDSKNTIQILGGTLEDTILYHVNHFERSIVVVRKTATTPTKYPRRYNKIKSKPL, encoded by the coding sequence ATGATAGAGCAATTTCAACACATGCTTGAAGAATGTGGGATTCAACTTAGTCCAAAACAAGAGCAACAATTTGCACACTATTATAATCTGTTAATGGAATGGAACAGTAAACTAAATTTAACTTCCATAACAGAGAAGGAAGAAGTATATCTCAAGCATTTTTACGATAGTATTTGCCTCACAAAAGCAATTTCATTGTCAAACCAAACCATCTTAGATGTCGGCAGTGGTGCCGGCTTTCCAAGCATACCGTTAAAAATCATATTTCCCGACCTTCAGATAACCATTATTGATGCTCTACAAAAGCGTGTACGTTTTTTGCATGAATTAACCGATACGTTAGGAATATCAGTCGAACTTATTCATGGACGAGCTGAGGAATTTTCTCGTCGTGAAACATACGATATCGTTACCGCTAGAGCCGTATCTAATCTACGAATGCTTTGTGAATTATGCATACCATTTGTGAAACATCACGGTGTATTTCTAGCAATGAAAGGTCCGGGGTATCAAGAGGAAGTCATCGATTCTAAGAACACGATACAGATACTTGGTGGAACTTTGGAGGATACCATTTTATATCATGTCAATCATTTTGAACGTTCGATTGTTGTTGTCCGAAAAACCGCTACAACTCCTACAAAATACCCCAGAAGATACAATAAAATTAAGTCAAAACCTCTATAG
- a CDS encoding ParA family protein, with translation MGKILSISNQKGGVGKTTTSVNLASSLSYLGKSVLLVDVDHQANATTYMGINRANLDFSVADIFMERLSIHDVIVKVPSVDVDIIPARYELGHIESHLISHDNKDFILANALEEVRDNYDYIIIDCPPSLGIVTINALTASDSVLIPVQCEFLALDGLTQLLNTIRVIQNKQKYNHKTLTIEGVLLTMLDTRSNIGYEVINEVRTYFKEKVFKTIIPRNVKCSVAPSHGLPVTEFSPRSKGSISYQNLAKEMVAMNERF, from the coding sequence ATGGGGAAAATATTATCTATCAGTAATCAAAAAGGTGGCGTTGGGAAAACAACCACGAGTGTTAACCTTGCCAGTTCATTATCGTATCTGGGGAAGAGCGTATTATTGGTTGATGTCGATCATCAAGCAAATGCGACAACGTACATGGGGATTAACCGCGCCAATCTTGATTTTTCGGTTGCTGATATTTTTATGGAACGATTGTCAATTCACGATGTCATTGTAAAAGTTCCATCGGTTGATGTTGACATCATTCCCGCGCGTTATGAGCTAGGACACATTGAGTCCCATCTAATCAGTCATGATAATAAGGATTTTATTTTAGCGAATGCTTTAGAAGAAGTGCGAGATAATTATGACTATATTATTATTGATTGCCCACCTTCGTTGGGTATCGTTACGATTAACGCTTTAACTGCATCGGATAGTGTTTTAATTCCTGTTCAATGTGAGTTTTTAGCATTGGATGGTTTAACGCAGTTACTAAACACTATTCGTGTTATCCAAAATAAACAGAAGTACAATCATAAAACCTTGACAATTGAAGGAGTATTACTAACCATGCTTGATACTCGTAGCAATATTGGATATGAAGTTATCAATGAAGTTCGTACATATTTTAAGGAAAAAGTATTTAAAACAATTATTCCTCGAAATGTCAAGTGCTCCGTAGCACCAAGTCACGGATTACCTGTTACGGAATTTTCGCCTCGTAGTAAAGGATCCATTAGTTACCAAAATCTAGCGAAAGAGATGGTGGCTATGAATGAAAGATTCTAA
- a CDS encoding ParB/RepB/Spo0J family partition protein has protein sequence MKDSKVELGRSFKDLMEENQQEYSDREEVQDIDISLIVPNPNQPRSIFDTTSLQELANSIKEHGVFQPVILKPAGTGYMIVAGERRVKAAKLAGLTYVPSIIRDYNSIYLSELAILENLQREDLTPIEEAIALQKALFQLGVTHAELGKKIGKSRVYVTNIIGLLNLPATVIQSVNYGHIKMGHARALSKVKDQRLCLDLHDRIIEEKFTVRDVERIIRNIHSKKISVPNKVIKNRRQYLENIIDDSIKFTLGKAQLTFRFDTEEELNKIIDLLNGGSKQ, from the coding sequence ATGAAAGATTCTAAAGTAGAACTTGGTAGAAGCTTTAAGGATTTAATGGAAGAAAATCAACAAGAGTACTCTGATCGCGAAGAGGTTCAGGACATTGATATTTCTCTCATCGTTCCGAACCCCAATCAACCGCGATCTATTTTTGATACAACAAGCTTACAAGAGTTGGCAAACTCCATAAAAGAACACGGTGTGTTTCAACCGGTTATTTTAAAACCCGCCGGAACGGGTTATATGATTGTAGCTGGAGAACGACGCGTAAAAGCGGCCAAACTAGCCGGTCTAACATATGTTCCGTCGATTATTCGAGATTACAATTCAATTTACTTATCCGAACTAGCAATTCTTGAGAACTTACAGCGTGAAGATCTAACCCCAATTGAAGAGGCAATAGCACTTCAAAAAGCATTGTTTCAATTAGGAGTAACACATGCTGAACTTGGAAAGAAAATAGGGAAAAGCAGAGTGTATGTCACAAACATAATTGGGTTATTAAATTTACCTGCAACGGTAATTCAAAGCGTTAATTATGGTCATATAAAAATGGGACACGCAAGAGCGTTAAGTAAAGTAAAAGACCAGCGTTTATGTCTTGATCTACACGATCGAATTATTGAAGAGAAATTTACTGTACGGGACGTAGAGAGAATCATTCGTAACATTCATTCGAAAAAAATCTCAGTTCCGAACAAGGTTATAAAAAATCGTCGTCAATATTTGGAAAATATTATTGATGATTCTATCAAATTTACACTCGGTAAAGCACAACTGACATTTCGATTTGACACAGAAGAAGAATTGAATAAAATTATCGATCTATTAAATGGAGGTAGCAAACAATGA
- the mnmG gene encoding tRNA uridine-5-carboxymethylaminomethyl(34) synthesis enzyme MnmG: MYDVIVIGGGHAGSEACLAAARMGHKTLLVTGNVNMIASMPCNPSVGGPAKGIVVREIDALGGEMGKNADKTAIQMRLLNISKGPAVRALRAQSDKVLYPKEMKQTIFNQDNLDVVEAYVDSLYLIDNAVKGIVLENGDIYKGHTVIVTTGTYMQAKILVGDQVTDSGPDKQKASKGLSKQLREVGFETTRLKTGTPPRIITKTIDFSKTERHDGDAVVRHFSFDKETYYDVDNQWPCYLTYTSSVTHDVINLNLTKSSMYSGVVEGVGPRYCPSIEDKLVRFQDKERHQIFLEPESQFIDETYVQGFSTSMPHDVQEQMIHSIPGLENAEIARYAYAIEYDAIDPRVLYPTLESKEYPNLYFAGQVNGTSGYEEAACQGLMAGINASLKLEQKSPLVLKRNEAYIGVLIDDLVTKGVKDPYRLLTSRAEYRLLLRHDNADIRLREYGYQVGLINEARYQSYQDKIRGIKSLKQVLQSIQLYPNPDTNQLIRQLGTVDIKDKTSLYDFLRRPEIHLEQLTNWVDLESFNEDVIEQVEIDIKYEGYITKAYKQAEKMLKMEDYSIPNTIDYDNIHNLALEAREKLKKIKPLTIGQASRISGVNPADISILLIHIKTLNNRL, translated from the coding sequence ATGTATGATGTTATCGTCATTGGTGGCGGTCATGCGGGAAGTGAAGCATGTTTAGCCGCTGCTAGAATGGGTCATAAAACCCTACTTGTTACAGGAAATGTAAATATGATTGCGTCGATGCCGTGTAATCCATCAGTTGGAGGACCGGCCAAAGGAATCGTCGTACGTGAAATTGATGCACTTGGTGGTGAAATGGGCAAAAATGCAGATAAAACAGCCATCCAAATGCGTCTTTTAAACATATCCAAAGGACCTGCGGTTCGTGCTCTACGTGCTCAAAGTGATAAAGTATTATACCCCAAAGAGATGAAACAAACGATATTCAATCAAGACAATCTTGACGTTGTCGAAGCATATGTTGATTCATTATATCTGATCGATAATGCCGTAAAAGGTATTGTCCTAGAGAATGGTGACATCTACAAAGGACACACAGTTATTGTTACAACTGGTACCTATATGCAAGCGAAAATTCTTGTTGGTGACCAAGTAACCGACAGTGGACCCGATAAACAAAAAGCATCCAAAGGCTTAAGTAAGCAATTACGGGAAGTTGGATTTGAAACAACCAGATTAAAAACGGGAACACCGCCACGCATCATTACAAAAACAATTGATTTTAGCAAGACGGAACGACATGACGGAGATGCTGTTGTTCGCCATTTTAGTTTTGATAAAGAAACCTATTATGACGTCGATAATCAATGGCCATGTTATCTAACCTATACAAGCTCTGTTACACATGATGTGATAAACCTAAACCTTACAAAATCGTCGATGTACAGTGGTGTTGTTGAAGGAGTTGGCCCCCGTTATTGTCCATCAATCGAAGATAAGTTGGTTCGATTCCAAGACAAGGAACGCCATCAAATATTCTTAGAACCTGAAAGCCAATTCATTGATGAAACCTATGTTCAAGGATTCTCCACATCAATGCCTCATGATGTTCAAGAGCAAATGATTCACTCGATTCCAGGACTGGAAAACGCTGAAATTGCCCGATATGCTTACGCCATCGAATATGATGCAATCGATCCACGAGTGTTATATCCTACATTGGAAAGCAAAGAGTATCCCAATCTATATTTTGCCGGACAAGTAAATGGAACAAGTGGATATGAAGAAGCCGCCTGTCAAGGACTTATGGCGGGAATTAATGCATCGCTCAAATTAGAACAAAAATCGCCTTTGGTATTAAAACGGAATGAAGCATACATCGGTGTACTCATTGATGATCTTGTCACAAAAGGCGTCAAAGATCCTTATCGACTACTGACATCACGGGCGGAATATCGTTTATTATTACGCCATGATAATGCGGATATAAGATTACGCGAATATGGATATCAAGTCGGATTGATTAATGAAGCGCGATACCAATCATATCAAGATAAGATTCGTGGAATTAAATCATTGAAACAAGTACTACAATCGATTCAATTATATCCGAACCCTGACACCAATCAATTGATTCGTCAACTAGGAACCGTTGATATTAAGGATAAAACATCACTTTACGATTTTCTAAGACGACCAGAAATTCATCTTGAACAATTAACAAATTGGGTTGATTTAGAATCATTCAATGAAGATGTGATTGAACAAGTTGAGATTGATATCAAGTATGAAGGATACATTACAAAAGCCTATAAACAAGCGGAAAAAATGTTAAAGATGGAAGACTATAGTATTCCAAATACAATCGATTATGACAATATTCATAATTTAGCACTAGAAGCCAGGGAAAAATTAAAGAAAATCAAACCGTTAACTATCGGACAAGCATCACGTATAAGCGGTGTAAACCCGGCTGATATCTCCATCTTGCTAATACATATTAAGACATTAAATAATAGACTATAA